The following is a genomic window from Myxocyprinus asiaticus isolate MX2 ecotype Aquarium Trade chromosome 38, UBuf_Myxa_2, whole genome shotgun sequence.
ATGAACATTTGATAACATCACTGTACCATATggcaccaccacagtactttttcttaaagggatagttcacccaagaattaaaattctctcatcatttactcaccctcatgccatcccagatgtgcatgactttctttcttctgctgaacacaagcgaagatttttagaataatatctcagctctgtaggtcttcacaatgcaagtgaattgtgatcagacctttgaagctccaaaaagcatataaaagtaccgtaaaagttatccataaggctccagtggttaaatccttatcttcagaagctatatgataagcgtgggtgagaaacagatcaatatttaaatacttttttacgATCAATcccaactttcactttcatattcttcttcttttgtttttggcaattcacatttttcgtgcatatcgccacctactggggagggaggaaaatacatcataaaaagtacttaaatattgttctgtttctcacccacacccatcatatcacttctgaagatatggatttaactacggGTGTcttatagattacatttatgctgcctttatgtactttttggagcttcaaaatgttggtacccattcacttgcattgggaggacctacagagctgggatattctttttaaaaaaaagaagaatgagcctaaatgatcatttaaatgtttgggtgaaatatccctttaaagctatGCACAAGAGCAGCTTCTCTATTTATCTCTCTATTTATTAATGATCATAACAATTTCCTAACAAACAATATCCAATAAACTTAACAgatcacaatatttatttttcaggTTTATGCACTCAAGCCCGTGCTGGACCCATGTGTAAAGTCCGACACAGATGACAGCGCGAATCCACAGCTCGTCGCTGATTGGTCGAAGCTATCGTCATTCAGCGAAACCCGTGTCGTCACACAGGAACCGAAGGAGGCGGTCAAACCAAGATGGCGTTCCGCGATGAAGCAGGAAACATACTCGGTTTTCAGTAAATCTCCTCATCTGAGAGCGTCAACAGGAGCTTGTATGTCCGAGGACACGTAAGAGACCTATTTGGAGACTGAAGACAGAGCAGACACTGGTAAGAACACCGGCGGGACACGCAGGGACCGTTTGAGGGGCGGTGGCAGAGGAAGTCGGGCCCTGTTAGGTCGCATTACTAAACAGAACTGAAACAAAACTGAGCAGCTTGTTTTTTTGGTCTTCCTCTATATTTGTAGCCATCGAGTCTTTGCATAAACCAAACTGTCTCatcaatatatttaaagattTCTAATTACAAAAAACTGGTGTAAGGGTTATCTACCTTGCTGTCTGTATGAATTTTGTCGATTAAAGCTCTGTATGACAGTCATTCCCGTATTACGCAATAAACGTGGCTGTATGTTGTTAAGTTTTTTTCTGGTCAGCCGATGTACTTTgatgaaccatttttttttattcgacGAATAAATGAGCGGTGAAATTATATCAGAACCGGTTTGATCAGTGTGTGTTTTAGCATGTGATGTAGTCTTGTGCTAGTCTCTTGGTTATCATGTTGTAGGTTAGCAGTAGTTTTTAAGTTTCTTTATATGAACCTTTTTGAGGTCCTATGTACGTTGAAGCTCATTTGTTTGGATTTTCAGTTGAAAATAAATCCAAACAGTGCTTGTAATGCTGCTAAAcccaggtgtgtgtgtttgttttattgtttttttttgtttgtttttttttttttttggtgatgacGTAGTTTCGTTTTTGATTTGTGTGAATATTCTGGAGAAGCGTTTGTGTTTAAAATCAGTACTAATTATCTGTCGACATTCTTTAATATTCTGttaatgtaattatattaaaACAGTTTGGCAGTTACCACAAACAAAATTGAGAGTTTTGCTTATTTGTCTTTGTCACATTTTTACTGagtaaaaaagttattaaaaaaaaccaACCTAAGAAGATTTTGTTTTCAGATATTACATTTAGTTAGTCATTTATATGTCGGGTAATTTCCAAAGAGAAAAGGGAAGTACTAGGGAGATGCATAGGTCACTATCTGCAATATGTGTCAGCAATGCTGTTTGTATATTCCCTTAGTTACTCTAAATGGCTTCGAGGAAGTCTGGATCAGATATCCACAACAACGGTGAGTCAGCCAATCATCTgtcttgtttttttatatatataaactgcaTCATTCTAAAATTGTTGATTTGTTGAATAATTTTCCCTGCACTTTCGTTACTGTACTTTGTTTCAAGGACCCGTCAGCTACCTTGAGGATGTTCCCTTCAAACTCAATGAGAAATTCCGCTGTCCCTCGAAAGTGGGTCATCCCATTGGCTTCTGCATGCCCGACTGTAATTCCATGCTCTCTGAACTTCAAGTATGACTTTCCTCAAAAACTTCCAGTGATGTTGATGATGAGAtgttagaggaatagttcacccaaaaagctcAAAAACTCCCCCAAgactttcttgtgcagaacacaagcacagatttttagaagaatatctcagctctgtaggtccatacaatgcaagtgaatggtggccagaactttgaaggtccaaaaagcacataaaggcagcataaaagtaatccatattactccagtggttaaatccatgtcttcagaagcgatatgataggtgtgggtgagaaccagatcaatattaaattccttttttactataaattctcctccttgcccagtaggtggcaatatgcacacaCAGTGCAAAttggcaaaatcaaaagaagaatgtgaaagtggagatttatagtaaaaaaaaaaaaaaaagggcttaaatattgatctttttttcagccacacctattatatcgattcagaagacatggatttaactactggagtcttatggattactttcatgctgcctttatgtactttttggaccttcagagttctagccaccattttgcattgtacggacctacagagctgagatatgtttctaaaaatcttcatttgtgttcagaagaaagaatgtcatatgggatgagcatgagggagagtaaattatgagagaatttgggggtgaattaTTCCTGTACAGAAAGTTCAATGAAGTGTTGAATGTGATTAAGGATTTAATTTGATGTACTTTCTTGTACACTTTAGTATGACTTCAGTCTAGAGAGGCGGAGCGTGCAATGGGGGGAGGATCTTGACAGTGCGCGTGCTTCTGAGGCTCGAGCAGTGGAGGCAGCACGGGCGGAGTCTGAAAACGAGAGGCAGGCTGCTGCGCATGATGCAGATGTCGGATTGGTTGGTGGAAAGAAACCACGGCCCTCTGATGAACAGGAACTTGCCCCACCAGCATTAAACCCCGTTTTGGCTGGTTTATGGCACAATGAGATCCTTACACCACTCCCAGCACCTTCTTTTGGACCAACGCAACCAGCACCTAGCAACCCGGCCCCGCAGAGTCTAAACTTAGCTGACTTTGAGCGAGAGGAGGATCCCTTTGACAAACTTGAACTTAAATCACTGGACGACAAAGAGGAATTGCGGAATATCCTTCAGAGCCAACCACAGTCATCAGTTTCACCTCCTCAACTTCCTCAAACGGAACCTCACCCCCCCTCTCCTAGTAGTACGCCTCCCATTCAGGCCAAAGCCAGAATCTTCCATAAACCCAATGGACTGGTTGGACTCCTGGACTTAGATCGGGGTGGGGTTGTGGGAAACCACAGGGGACAGATCGATGCGGATCGCCCTTGTAACATTCGCTTACTGACTTTCCCCAAGCTATCAGATCCAGGAGACACACCCTTGGAAGCATCTCTCGGAATTTACCCAGCAAACCCCCCACGTAACATGTCCAATGGCACACCACCATCCTTGCAGAGAACAGccccacatacaaacacaacacttCCCCAAGAGCAAACTGCTTTTGCTCAAAATGGGACACCGAAACAGGTATTATACAATAGACAGAAACATCAgtcaattttaaaggaatattccaggttcaatacaagttaagctcaattaacagcttttgtggcataatgttgatttccacaaaaaaataattttgactttctcctttatttaaagcaaaaaagcaaaaatcgaggttacagtatgGTACTTACAAGGAAGTAAATGGAgtcaacattaaacattaaaataaatactctCTCAAAAAAATAGTCACAAGACATCATGTTATGTTGCataacatttataatgtttacatcttgtggctaaactttgtGTATTTTGGCGTATATGGACTGGccgcatttactttcattgtaagtgccttattttAACTAGTTTTTTTAATAATCGAGGGGTGAgtcgaaatgattttttgtggtaaccaacagtatgccacaaatgcttatgattgagcttaacttgtatgtttgtttgtttgttttgtggattttctcctgtttttctcccaatttggaatgcccaatttccagttcgcttttaagtcctcgtggacacgtagtgattcgcctcagtccgggtggcggaggacgaatcccagttgcctccacatctgagagtgtcaacccgcacatcttatcacgtggcttgttgagcgcattgccacggagacatagcacgtgtggagacttcacaccatccaccgcggcaaccacgctcaactcaccatgcgccccaccgagaacgaaccacattatagtgatcacgaggagattaccccatgtgactctaccctccctagcaaccgggccaatttggttggattgagcttcacttgtattaaacACAGAATATTCCATTAAGTGCAAATTGTTAGTaaaatgggcctcattcataaaacacaagcagatctaatttctgtgtaaatcattcacCAAACCATTTTTGTGCAAGTTAGCGCATTAAATTCTACACAATTTACGAAATAATGGTTTTACAGACGATTTACACAGCAAATTGTTCCGCTTGTTTTTCACATATTAGACCCATTGCGTAAATCATCATATTCAATTCAGAAATGGTTTTATGGTCGATTAACATAAATTCGATCTGCTCATGTTTAAGAAATGATGCCCAttgtgtgatttttctttttaatgtctTTTCAGTCAAACTCTGTCACAGCACTCAACCATCCGCCATCAACTTCACCTGCTACCCCGATTCTTCTCGGCCTCTCTGCCAGCGAACGACAGTGTGTGGAGACCATCGTGGGCATGGGCTATACTTATGAGGGTGTTCTCAAAGCCATGCAAAGACAGGGACAAAATGTGGAACAGGTTAATTTTTAGTCTTTTAAATCCTGGTAGTGTGCATCAGggttattattactgttatgcATTTTAGCAACTCAAActctttaattattctgttattgtGCTATTTCTCGTAGGTGCTGGAATACCTTTTTACCCACAGTCGACTGTGTGATAAAGGCtttgatgccacaactgtggaggAGTGTCTGGAGATGTACCAGGGCTCGGAGGAAAAGGTCAGCAAATATTAACCGCCACCAATACACACAAAGACTGAATTACACAGAAGATgtctaaaaatatctaaataaatatttgaataacAAATTTGCATAATGTTTTCATGTATTTGTAACTACACTTTTCCAATAGTGTTAACATGACACTATAATTCACAGCGtgctctgtttttttgttgtttttttcaatagGCTGCCAGGCAAAATAATTTCCGCACAGCTTGTGTTGTTCGAAATTTGAAAGTAATTTCAGAACAGATAGTTGACCTTACAGAGTTAAACGTGGAAGAAACAAAGTTGCTGTttacttagggtgtgttcacacttggcaggtttggttcgattaaaacaaactctggtgcgattgctctgttagtgcggttcatttgaacaagtgtgaacgctgtcacccgaaccttggtgcgcaccaaacaagcggaccgagaccacctgaatagaactctggtgcggttcgattgatatatgaactcagcatggaccaaagacgtctaaacgaaccaaaaacaggaagtaatttgcctaatactgacctcaagcatacctggttcttctcatcataggagctatgttgcccattacagttcggcacaggcgtcggaaccgccgtcagccgtccttgcagcatatcttcgtttgtgtgtgcaacggaggaattcctggcgctattttgactcctttacacattttattagctcttcgtttgatctcagctggtaaaaataccatcatatatacatatataaatctaacgagcgcatttcgcccagcagccagcattgttttggatgttctgcaagttccgtcaaaaaatatacgtcatgaaagctgtccaatcaggttgtgactttttcctgatgcctttggttttgtatcgttaggATTGATGTTAAAAAtgccgaactacaagtgtgaattCACCCTTAGTGTCTGATAAAGGGCCAAACTAGCATTACACCATTTTAAGGCTGTCATTCAGATTTGAAATTCGAATGTTAATCAAAcctaaaaggaatattctaggtttaatacaagttaagctgaatcaacagtatttgtgtcgtattgtttaccacaaaaatgttctttaaaaaagcaacaatctgggtgacagtgaggcacttacaatggaatgccGTTGCGCTGTCACTCGTGTCGCCGAACTCGCCAgctcccattgaaaatgaatggtctccTGTCGCTTTGTGGTTGCAAGTCGCTGACAACGTGAACGGGGCTTTAGGAGACAATGTCGATTTAAAAATCTGCTGATCACTGATATCCTGTGGTTTTTTCCCCTAACtgaaataatgccttaaaaatatgattatatttcAAGTTTTCACAATATTTAAGTGAAAATTTTGAATTTGgattctcagccctgttgacagccctacaaATCATCCTATCCAGACCCGACATGAGAGATAAAGCGACAAACGATTAAAAGAGATAGATCTagtagttttatttgttttgttttttttatcctaaCTGTCCACAACAATGGACAGGACATTTTGTTGGTCGCTTAGTTTTTATTTCTGCGCCGTTGTACTGGGTTGCCCCACCCACAGTAAAACCTCAAATTAAGTCTTAATAATAAGTTTTGTAGTAAATTAAACAAATCCAGAATTCAAGCATTTTCATTAGTGagctcagacttttggaccccattgtataTTCTGAaagtcttaagaaaaaaattaaaagttcttAAATTCAAAAAAGTTTGTAAGAATGTATCTAGCTATAAGCTTTGACAGTTTAGAACATTCTTaagaattttttaaaaaataataagttaaaaaataataagaaattaaCAGTTATGGTGAATTTTATTCAATATTAGATTTTTTATATGTCAagtttaatgagactttttttttttttttccttttaggcTCTAGAGTTTTTGCAGCTGATGTCCCGGTTTGGGGAAATGGGTTTTGAGAGAGACACTATTAAAGAGGTACTGCTGGTGCACAATAACGACCAGGACAAAGCGCTGGAGGACCTGATGGCCCGAGCGACTGCGAGCTGAGCCTGAAGAGTGTCTCCTTCTAGAGCCACCCCTTCCCTGTCCCTATGAGAGCGAGAGATGAAAAGAGCGAGAGGGAGGGCGTGATGCTCTTATCCCTGAGACAGGACAACTGAATTATGTTCCCTAATAAAGATATACCTATTGGGGTAGGGATTGACAGCACCACACAATGGTGCATTGATCCCTCCTTAGCTGTATGTCTGTTAAGTGATCTTAGAATGGTGATGAGTGAGAGGAGCCTGAACCCTGTTCTGAGAATCAGGATTGGCTGGATTCTCTATTGCCATGGTGACAGGCTGTACTTGGCGGAGCCCCTTGGAAACCCAGTTTTGCAGAATATGGACTAAGAGTGTCACTCAAAGCTATTACGCTGCCATATTCTGCTGGACCCAGACTTTCTGAACTGAAACctgcacacgcactcacacacaccccATGGTAGAACAGAGAACCCACAAAAGTGccctctctctgtttctgtctttactgtttgtttgttaatATGTTATGTTTGGCAgacaaaaaaaacactttatctttctttattttctccttttatagattgtgtttctttgccctatGGTTAAGAACTGCATTAACAGAACTAATCACCATTACGTAAGTTTGGAGAAAAGAATTACTGCAGTACACTTTTTCCCAGTTGGCTTGTGCCCTGGAATTAACACATTTGGCAAGATTAACTGGCAAATGCAATATTTAAACAATACCACCACATTTTCGAACAATTGACATGCAAATACTGCACAGACACACTGAATCACAGatgttaattaatttaaacatatttaaagatCTGTAAAGATACACTGTCAATTTCCATCTGTAataaagaaattgtgaaaataacaAACAGTAATGTGATTAAAAAGTACCAGATAGAATGGATCTGAAGGCAAGACTGTGAATGCTGGTTTTAGAGCCTTGATCACCATAGGAAACCTGTGTGTCTTTTCAAATATCTCCAGATTACCTCACACGTGATTGGCCAATTTACTTAATCTTGAGATATTAGTTTCCACCTCAGACATAGGAAAATAGGCAGATCTGTGCAATTTGGGAGTTTTTCTGACAAGTAGAATTAATGTAATCAAGCATATCTGACTCCCACTTTTTGGCTGTTTCAAATATAGGTTTTTGAAACACTGGATATCACAGGGGGAATCTCATGAAGAAATgtctaggtcatatttcacctcaaaagcACCAGAAATTTTATAGAAGACAATAAAGGCTATTTTAGGACAATTAAGATCTTTTGCATTGTAACATCATATTCACAATATTGAAAATCCAGacacatttctttttaattaaaaatcaaataaatatggTACAATGAATACTACtgtactaccatgatgtataaatactttacaattaaaataatgcagtatatCATTATTCCTAATATAGTAAGGAGTAATAACTTCATTTGCTTTCATTTGGTGTTTGGTGTAAAAATACCTTAATCATCATGggcataatgtcacaatgcaacaagTCTTGTTGGTTGGTCCTGAAAATTAAAATAGCCTTCATTTTGtttatgcaaaatatcatttctattttttttgcatttatttattgtagGGTCTAAGGTTTTGTGGAATTCACTCCTAAAATGATGTGGATGTTTCATGTACTAGAGACACTCATTTGACACGTCTTTAAAGCAGACAAACTGACAACCTGCCTAAATATAATTATGTTTACTCTTTATGCTTAAGAGGCTCTTACCTGGTATAGGATGGCATTAATAGCTTACTTGAGACAGTCCTGAGAAACATGGGTGGGTTGCTGTTGGTACAGTTAAAATTATATTAAGCATTTTACTCTGAGAGGGGGTAAATTTTGAAAAATACCACATATAAAACTGTGATGTGTTTCAATAAAAGTGCTACTCTTGAGGGCAGATCTAAGATATTGGATAGCCTGTCTGGCCCATCATTATGAATAAATGTGCTGCGTTCTTAAGCAGCtagatgtgcattttttttttcttcaccatcGTAGGTATGCAAACAGCTTCTTTAAGCTCACTTTTCATGTGCAATGTATTTTTATCAGTGTTGCTTCAAAGTAATCTCTAGTTTCAAATTGTAATGTGTGGATACTTGTTGATCCATGTGACTCTCATGTAGAAATTATAAGAAATtaaattttgcataaagaaaatgaagcctgtttgagaaactttaaaatgttaaccaATATGTAGGTCTATAATTgagatattattaaaaaaaaaaaaaaatcttcatggtcacatactgtaaatacgcATAATTTTTTatgcaacatatatatatatatatatatatatatatatatatatatatatatatatatatatatgaacatttcttttgattttggagtgaaatatgacccggtcatgttcttgacaggtgtcATGTGATGCTGACATGATGTACAGGGTACTTCCTGGTCTACTTTTTTGTATCAGCATCCCTTAGTCAAAGTCGGTGAACAGACCAAGGTCAAAAAGGCAGAGAAGAATAAAGCATACATAGTGTTGGTTGTATAACAAAGAGCATTCTGGCCTGTCAGGAGGAGGGAGTCTGCACTCAAATGCAGATCTATTGTTATAATTGTAAATGGGGAAAAGTCCTGATGTACAGCTAAAGAACCTGATTGATAGGTTAAGCAGAATGGAGACCTGTTGCTcctaaaatgtgatttaaaatgttCAGTCTTCTTTTAAATCATTTCAGACTTCAGTATGATTAAACTTACTcttctttacaataaatgtggCTGTCACTGGTATTTGTAATGATGGAGTAGGCTACCTTATATAAGTAATAATTGTCTCTGTAATTGGTGGGGGAAAAACTTAAGGTATAAATGGTGTCTGAGATGAATGTTACACTAAAGAAAACTGAACTGTAATTCACCTAtttgctggtattgccattggtGAAACCTACAGTAGAACAGAAAGTGAACAGCAATAAAGAAAACGTTACAgggattgttcacacaaaaatgaagctttgtagtcctcacaatgcaagtgaatggataccaacattctgaagctccaaaaagcacataaaggtcggtgtaaaagtaatccataagactccactggttaaatccatattttcagaagcaatatgataggtctgggtgagaaacagatcaatatttaagtaattttttactataaattatcctccctgcccagtaggtggcgatatgcacaaagaatgtgaattgccaaaaacaaaagaagaagaaagtgaaattgggaattgattgtaaaaaaggacttaaatattgatctgtttctcacccacacttatattgcttctgaagatatggatttaaccactggagtcttatggataacatttacgctgcctttatatgctttttggaccttcaaaattttggtacccattcacttgcaagaacctacagagctgatatacacttcttaaaatctttgattgtgttcagcagaagaaagaaagtcatacacatctgggatgccatgggggtgagtaaatgatgagagaattttcatttttgggtgaactatccctttaaagtaattCATACCCCAGTTTATGAATGTGATCATTTAAACAGCTTTTTGTGTAACAGACAAAGTAGTTATTTGTGCATCAGCACACATATGCATTGTAAATTAAGATTGTGGTAACATTTTCATCACATAGTGAAATTCAAACCTTTTACATGGCAATATTCTTGGTATAGATAAAATTAATTTAGAAATTCAAGACACATCTCATTCAGCAATCTGAATAAaagtagaaaaataaaaatataaactacccaggtctcctaatcaaccagattggcccggttgctagggagggtagagtcacatgggggtaacctcctcgttgtcgcgattagtggttcttgctctcaatggggcgtgtgttaaattgtgtgtggatcccgtagagtagcatgagcctccacatgctgtgagtctccgtggtgtcatgcacaacgaaccacgtgataagatgcgtggattgactgtctcagaagcggaggcaactgagacttgtcctccaccactcggattgaggtgagtgagagggttttttttttttttttatgaaaaggaaggacaagtcgaaataaatttttatggtaatcaacattatgccacaaatgctgtcgattgagctgaacttgtattgaacatggaatattcctttaaaaacattttaatccaATGGTTTATATGCCATAAATGCTTAAATTCTTGAAATTAGTTTGATGACAAATAGACACTATAAATATGAATTTCTTTGCTAAACtaacagtttatttattaaatggatgagtttaaaaaagataaaatatctGTGACATGAGCAGCTGTAGAACGTTGACCAGATAGGGTGGTGATATGCCCTGATTCAATAACCATCTTGGAAACATACAATCAACAACAAATGTCAAAGAAGATTTACTCATTGAACTGTACCACAGTTTATTTAGACTTCATAGAGGTGGTATTGATGTACAGTTTTGTTGGGTACCAGCTTATGAGGGACTGAAAGGAAATTAGTGTGCTGATAAACTAGCAAAAAgggcattgcaaaaggaagtaacATTACCAGTTCCACTTGGTAAAGGAGAAGGAAAAAGAATATTAAGAAGAAAAGAATGGAGATATGGCAGAAAAAGTGAGAGGAAGACCAGAAAGGAAGGGGATATCAAAAAATACAAAAGTCGGTCATAACAAAGAACTATAAAGAAAGGAATAGAAGGGAGGAAATCATCATAACAAGACTCAGATTGGATCACACAGGATTAAATGGCACTCTGTTTATACTAGGGAAAAGGAACAGTGATAAGTGTGTGAACTGTGGAGTTATAGAAAATGTTGAACATATCATATTGCATTGTACCATGTATGGAGTGGAAAGATAAAGTCTACGTTATAAAGTCCAATAAGCGGGACGGGAGTGGGATCTGATAGGGATACTGGGAACAGAAGTGGAGGGAGCGGGGGTAAGAATCACCAGTAAGGCTCTGTTTACTTTCTTACATGATACAAGACTGGTGGGtagaatttaaaggtgcactcagcgattccttagaaacactgttgatattcgaactcaactgccaaaacagacacacccctcccttcactgcttctttggaagctccgccccccaaattcatacATGTGAGACGGTTTTACGCACatcagctccagacactcacaactctcttgctactaaatctaacatcacaacaacagcatatatgggttgtgtgaaacatagcaacatttatgttacccacctatcgagaagaaaaagagcaacttttgcaccgtcttcaagccttttacctctcggaggtctctccaccactgaaaagtctcgccgatgttgacgcggctcctagcccttGACTTATCATACTCCTtcattttttagtttatattcatctgacctttttctcttggtctgtttctcagccatttgtcctccttggagtttagaaagttcgcatcagccagatttgccgttgCTCTTCTTTTGAATTTCCCtatcgctctgcccccaccccccatcctgtgcacgcgcaagaaccacccctgttgctgattggctggagtattgttgtgtggatcggtctgttccactttgtttttgtcccatttacagagccagggctgtgtacaaatactagatttttttcagcgctcccacagaacggacagctagcagactgtgaggagatatttgcagaatgtcacaaaaagtgtattggattagaattactgagtgcacctttaagaaatagGGTAAAATGACATGCTGTTACACACTTTTGTGCATTAAGGGGCGGTATGCACCTTAAAGTTGTTTGCGATCCGCCTGTAAACCGAgagatgaagaagaagaagctGTAGAACGTC
Proteins encoded in this region:
- the LOC127428932 gene encoding ubiquitin-associated protein 1-like, coding for MASRKSGSDIHNNGPVSYLEDVPFKLNEKFRCPSKVGHPIGFCMPDCNSMLSELQYDFSLERRSVQWGEDLDSARASEARAVEAARAESENERQAAAHDADVGLVGGKKPRPSDEQELAPPALNPVLAGLWHNEILTPLPAPSFGPTQPAPSNPAPQSLNLADFEREEDPFDKLELKSLDDKEELRNILQSQPQSSVSPPQLPQTEPHPPSPSSTPPIQAKARIFHKPNGLVGLLDLDRGGVVGNHRGQIDADRPCNIRLLTFPKLSDPGDTPLEASLGIYPANPPRNMSNGTPPSLQRTAPHTNTTLPQEQTAFAQNGTPKQSNSVTALNHPPSTSPATPILLGLSASERQCVETIVGMGYTYEGVLKAMQRQGQNVEQVLEYLFTHSRLCDKGFDATTVEECLEMYQGSEEKALEFLQLMSRFGEMGFERDTIKEVLLVHNNDQDKALEDLMARATAS